The proteins below are encoded in one region of Aquisphaera giovannonii:
- a CDS encoding glycoside hydrolase family 71/99-like protein → MMRRLRRSFTVLLGWGIAFPVLAAPAMAQRTDPSPPYRHVDASTIDGKVLCGYQAWFRCPGDPDDRGWSHWSRDGRRIEPGTLSVEMWPDMAAYGEDERYQAPGFTLPDGSPATLFSSANPKTILRHFRWMAEHEIDGAFAQHFLVGLPGGPLAELHPARRRVLDRVAEAAEATGRAWAIAYDIAGMPHNKIYDALTSDWKRAVDSGLVAGTSYLHQDGKPVVQVWGFYRKSPSNAMTPELAHRIVDFFKAQAGGKYAAYLIGGGDWDWRRDEEQRKVVYRFDAYSPWNVGNWRRDAKGDSHASTGWWDEDRRDCEGHGVLWLPVVYPGFGWDNLMRKPAGTTTIPRRGGAFYWEQFRDLRRLGVRSAVVAMFDEVDEGTAIFKVTSSPPTQAHFLTFEGLPSDWYLRLTREGARLLRGDRPDSEAIPITP, encoded by the coding sequence ATGATGCGCCGCCTTCGCCGCAGCTTCACCGTCCTGCTCGGATGGGGGATCGCTTTCCCCGTCCTGGCCGCCCCCGCGATGGCTCAGCGCACCGATCCGTCGCCGCCCTATCGCCACGTCGACGCCTCGACGATCGACGGCAAGGTCCTCTGCGGCTACCAGGCGTGGTTCCGCTGCCCCGGCGACCCGGACGATCGGGGCTGGTCCCACTGGAGCCGGGATGGCCGTCGGATCGAGCCGGGGACGCTCTCGGTCGAGATGTGGCCGGACATGGCCGCGTACGGGGAGGACGAGCGATACCAGGCGCCGGGATTCACGCTCCCGGACGGCTCGCCCGCGACCCTGTTCAGCTCGGCGAACCCGAAGACCATCCTCCGGCACTTCCGCTGGATGGCCGAGCATGAGATCGACGGGGCGTTCGCGCAGCACTTCCTCGTGGGCCTGCCCGGCGGGCCGCTCGCGGAGCTCCACCCGGCGCGACGGCGCGTGCTCGACCGCGTCGCGGAGGCGGCCGAGGCGACCGGCCGGGCGTGGGCCATCGCGTATGACATCGCCGGGATGCCCCACAACAAGATCTACGACGCGCTCACGTCCGACTGGAAGCGGGCGGTCGATTCCGGCCTCGTCGCCGGCACGAGCTACCTCCACCAGGATGGCAAGCCCGTCGTCCAGGTCTGGGGCTTCTATCGCAAGAGCCCGTCGAACGCGATGACGCCCGAGCTGGCCCACCGGATCGTGGACTTCTTCAAGGCCCAGGCCGGGGGCAAGTACGCGGCCTATCTCATCGGCGGCGGCGACTGGGACTGGCGTCGCGACGAGGAGCAGCGCAAGGTCGTCTACCGGTTCGACGCCTATTCGCCCTGGAACGTCGGCAACTGGCGGCGGGACGCGAAGGGGGATTCGCACGCCTCGACCGGCTGGTGGGACGAGGACCGCCGCGACTGCGAGGGCCACGGCGTCCTCTGGCTGCCGGTCGTCTATCCGGGCTTCGGCTGGGACAACCTCATGCGGAAGCCGGCCGGCACCACGACGATCCCGAGGCGCGGGGGGGCCTTCTACTGGGAGCAGTTCCGCGACCTCCGCCGGTTGGGCGTGCGCTCGGCGGTCGTGGCGATGTTCGACGAGGTGGACGAGGGCACGGCGATCTTCAAGGTGACGAGTTCCCCCCCGACCCAGGCCCACTTCCTGACCTTCGAGGGCCTGCCCTCCGACTGGTACCTGCGCCTCACCCGCGAGGGGGCGAGGCTCCTCCGCGGCGACCGCCCGGACAGCGAGGCGATCCCGATCACGCCGTGA
- a CDS encoding carboxypeptidase regulatory-like domain-containing protein, with amino-acid sequence MVIGSLGMFVALVAASQVGRGVVVGEVVDAAGRPVAGAEVALAAGTLRDGSVPVLAAGTTDGSGRFHLRRPPGARAGGQPVDTAGAVWIRKDGFGLGVSDLLREDRDDRVHRVTLEPAAARRVTVVDEKGAGIPGVRIAPRIVVAEGTNYLGVAVPDAWLDRLAAEADAGGVAEVRSLGRLMDVRGYRATIPGRGAHTLMIPFAASRGDARRTAGPPVRLASRIADDAGRPIAGASVEVWVRTGVPQDDGRSTYFLMPERLPAGRGPSSSGPDGTVEIPDGPLRGSSCRLVARAEGFEAAVSGWVALSGEKVDVPVPGLRRLRTVEGRVVDRGGAPVVGASVFTQGRSVRATTDAVGRFRLEGVPPAPTFLFASKEGFRFRGRMLEGPGAHATIELARADEPPARIMRTLPDPIPLDESRGLARRVLDPALKEAIAKGDDASKLWLLRVLRWLDPPAILEQVERIKVARGTTADYLKGEAALGIAPADQDEAASVAETIADRAYRAGTLVDLADAAPSSDRARKLALLDRAAEQARAAEPGSNKYFQMGEVAEHWLELGEREKARAMLAEGFALVRELPPLKRTDAGSFLGHMAWLDPKAAVELMRGVGPDRWHERILANIAIRAAHEHPAEAEEVLNAFREPTWRVNAVPRICRRMAGKDPDRARRIAASQPVSSERAYAWTFLALGLRASDPAASREALDRAVAEIDAVAPGDPRESWSGNAAASILPLVEELAPDVVEEVFWHAVALQPADEDPREDLGGNGGEGRSDLPLLLSRYDRAVAATLLAPVDEYLRGIPNRADGDNATPAMILAVGAIDPRRAVEVVEGLPKARSRSINDSTNWARQTLSDQLAMPPDRRWMRIWRFHAGCGIAMFEDVYRDL; translated from the coding sequence ATGGTCATCGGCTCGCTCGGGATGTTCGTGGCGCTTGTGGCGGCGTCGCAGGTGGGCAGGGGGGTGGTGGTCGGCGAGGTCGTGGACGCGGCGGGCCGGCCGGTCGCCGGCGCGGAGGTCGCGCTGGCGGCGGGGACGCTGCGGGACGGTTCGGTCCCCGTGCTGGCGGCGGGGACGACGGACGGCTCGGGGCGGTTCCACCTCCGGCGGCCCCCGGGCGCGAGGGCCGGGGGCCAGCCGGTGGACACCGCGGGCGCGGTCTGGATCCGCAAGGACGGGTTCGGCCTGGGCGTCTCGGACCTGCTCCGGGAAGACCGCGACGACCGGGTCCACCGCGTCACGCTCGAGCCGGCCGCCGCGCGGCGGGTGACCGTCGTCGACGAGAAGGGGGCGGGCATCCCGGGCGTCCGGATCGCGCCCCGGATCGTCGTGGCCGAGGGGACGAATTACCTGGGCGTCGCCGTGCCGGACGCCTGGCTCGACCGCCTCGCGGCGGAGGCCGACGCGGGGGGAGTGGCCGAGGTCCGCTCGCTCGGCAGGCTCATGGACGTGCGGGGATATCGCGCGACGATCCCGGGGCGGGGCGCCCACACGCTGATGATCCCCTTCGCCGCGTCGCGCGGCGACGCGAGGCGGACGGCCGGGCCGCCCGTCCGGCTCGCCTCCCGGATCGCGGACGACGCGGGCAGGCCCATCGCCGGGGCGAGCGTCGAGGTCTGGGTGCGGACGGGCGTGCCGCAGGACGACGGGCGGAGCACCTACTTCCTGATGCCCGAGCGGCTGCCCGCGGGCCGAGGGCCTTCCTCGTCCGGGCCCGACGGCACGGTCGAGATCCCCGACGGGCCGCTCCGCGGCTCGAGCTGCCGGCTGGTCGCGCGGGCCGAGGGCTTCGAGGCGGCGGTCTCGGGCTGGGTCGCGCTCTCGGGCGAGAAGGTCGACGTGCCCGTGCCCGGGCTGCGGCGGCTGCGGACGGTCGAGGGGCGCGTCGTCGATCGCGGAGGTGCGCCGGTCGTCGGGGCGTCGGTCTTCACGCAAGGGCGGAGCGTCCGGGCGACGACCGATGCCGTGGGCCGGTTCCGGCTCGAGGGGGTGCCGCCCGCGCCGACGTTCCTCTTCGCGAGCAAGGAGGGATTCCGCTTCCGCGGGCGGATGCTGGAAGGGCCCGGCGCCCACGCCACGATCGAGCTCGCCCGGGCCGACGAGCCTCCCGCCCGGATCATGCGGACGCTCCCCGACCCGATCCCGCTCGACGAGAGCCGCGGGCTGGCCCGGCGGGTGCTCGATCCGGCGCTGAAGGAGGCGATCGCGAAGGGGGACGACGCCTCCAAGCTTTGGCTGCTGCGCGTGCTCCGCTGGCTCGACCCGCCCGCCATCCTGGAGCAGGTGGAGCGGATCAAGGTGGCGCGCGGGACGACGGCCGACTACCTCAAGGGCGAGGCCGCGCTCGGGATCGCGCCGGCCGACCAGGACGAGGCGGCGTCGGTGGCCGAGACGATCGCCGATCGGGCGTACCGGGCGGGGACGCTCGTGGACCTGGCGGACGCCGCGCCGTCGTCCGACCGGGCGAGGAAGCTCGCGCTGCTGGACCGCGCGGCGGAGCAGGCCCGCGCCGCGGAGCCGGGCTCCAACAAGTACTTCCAGATGGGCGAGGTCGCCGAGCACTGGCTGGAGCTGGGCGAGCGGGAGAAGGCCAGGGCCATGCTCGCCGAGGGGTTCGCCCTGGTGAGGGAGCTGCCGCCGCTGAAGCGGACCGACGCGGGGAGCTTCCTCGGGCACATGGCCTGGCTCGATCCGAAGGCCGCGGTTGAGCTGATGCGGGGCGTCGGGCCGGATCGCTGGCACGAGCGGATACTCGCCAACATCGCCATCCGGGCCGCTCACGAGCACCCGGCGGAGGCGGAGGAGGTCCTCAATGCGTTCCGCGAGCCGACCTGGCGGGTGAACGCCGTGCCGCGGATCTGCCGGCGGATGGCGGGCAAGGACCCGGATCGTGCCCGGCGGATCGCCGCGAGCCAGCCGGTCTCCTCGGAGCGGGCCTACGCCTGGACGTTCCTCGCCCTGGGCCTCCGCGCGTCCGACCCCGCCGCGTCGCGCGAGGCGCTCGACCGGGCCGTCGCCGAGATCGACGCCGTCGCGCCGGGCGATCCCCGCGAGTCGTGGTCCGGCAACGCGGCCGCGTCGATCCTGCCGCTCGTGGAGGAGCTCGCGCCGGACGTCGTCGAGGAGGTCTTCTGGCACGCCGTCGCCCTCCAGCCCGCGGACGAAGACCCCCGCGAGGACCTGGGCGGGAACGGCGGCGAGGGCCGCTCCGACCTGCCGCTCCTCCTCTCGCGGTACGACCGCGCCGTCGCCGCGACGCTCCTGGCCCCTGTGGACGAGTACCTCCGCGGGATCCCGAATCGGGCCGACGGCGACAACGCGACGCCCGCGATGATCCTGGCGGTCGGCGCCATCGACCCGAGGCGCGCCGTGGAGGTCGTCGAAGGCCTGCCGAAGGCCCGCAGCCGGTCGATCAACGACTCCACGAACTGGGCGAGGCAGACCCTCTCCGACCAACTGGCCATGCCCCCCGATCGCCGCTGGATGCGCATCTGGCGATTCCACGCGGGCTGCGGGATCGCTATGTTCGAGGATGTGTATCGGGACCTGTAG
- a CDS encoding class I SAM-dependent methyltransferase yields MLDTETRALESGGTSTGPAYLMAVRALNDYGKTGGLLVDVGCGKGKLWSHVSGMFSDYIGADVIRYDGYPDSLKFVKVDLDTGGVQLPSDHADTVASLETIEHLENPRSFVRELVRLAKPGGVVLVTTPNQQSVISLLCLHLRGHYRFFKEGPGHYPAHITALLELDLRRIAQECGLVDVKIYYSNLIQIPRTVRRLPGIFRGRLFSDNIAVIGRKPAPA; encoded by the coding sequence ATGTTAGACACGGAGACGCGGGCCCTCGAGTCCGGCGGGACCAGCACGGGCCCGGCCTACCTCATGGCGGTCCGGGCCCTGAACGACTACGGGAAGACCGGCGGCCTGCTGGTGGACGTCGGGTGCGGCAAGGGCAAGCTCTGGTCCCACGTGTCGGGCATGTTCTCCGACTACATCGGCGCGGACGTCATCCGCTACGACGGCTACCCGGATTCGCTGAAGTTCGTGAAGGTGGACCTCGACACGGGGGGCGTGCAGCTCCCCTCGGACCACGCCGACACCGTCGCCTCGCTGGAGACCATCGAGCACCTGGAGAACCCGCGCTCGTTCGTCCGCGAGCTCGTGCGGCTCGCCAAGCCGGGCGGCGTCGTCCTGGTGACCACGCCGAACCAGCAGAGCGTCATCAGCCTGCTCTGCCTGCACCTGCGCGGCCACTACCGGTTCTTCAAGGAAGGGCCCGGCCACTATCCCGCCCACATCACGGCCCTCCTGGAGCTGGACCTCCGGCGGATCGCCCAGGAGTGCGGCCTCGTGGATGTGAAGATCTATTATTCCAACCTGATCCAGATCCCCCGCACCGTCCGGCGCCTCCCCGGCATCTTCCGCGGCCGGCTATTCAGCGACAACATCGCCGTCATCGGACGCAAGCCGGCCCCGGCCTGA